A DNA window from Macadamia integrifolia cultivar HAES 741 chromosome 4, SCU_Mint_v3, whole genome shotgun sequence contains the following coding sequences:
- the LOC122077347 gene encoding protein EIN4-like — protein MLKAVARWLLISSFLLSVSAIDNGYGRCNCDEEGFWSVENILECQRVSDFLIAVAYFSIPIELLYFVSCSNFPFKWVLFQFIAFIVLCGLTHLLNGWTYAPHSFQLMLALTIAKFLTAVVSCATAITLITLIPLLLKVKVRELFLKKKAWELDREVGMMKKQKEASWHVRMLTQEIRKSLDRHTILYTTLVELSKTLDLQNCAVWMPNENKTEMYLTHELKGSSNTYCNSIPVSDPDIQKVKESKGVKILGADSALGIASSGDSGEPGAVAAIRMPMLRVSNFKGGTPELIQQCYAVLVLVLPNTPARVWSFHELEIVEVVADQVAVALSHAAVLEESQLMREKLVEQNRALQLARKNAMMASQARNSFQKVMSHGMRRPMHSILGLLSMIQHDNMSSEQQIIVEAMIKTSSVLSTLINDVVEISNTDRGRFPLEMRSFRLHPMVKEAACLAKCLCVCKGLDCRIEVENSVPDWVLGDDRRIFQVLLHMFGSLLDGCHGGSITFRVLSEVGNGGSNEKQWAIWRPNSSDDYAFIKFEIGIDNGCSQPEGSVSVMQLASRRHNSEGIEGRLSFSMCKKLVQMMQGNIWVLPNTQGLAQTMTLILKFQRQNPIGRGMFESQGSSEHMFSDFRGLQVLLADDDDVNRAVTKKLLEKIGCRVSAVSSGFECLSALGPAGTRFQIVILDLHMPEMDGFDVAMRIRKFRSRSWPLIVALTASADEGLWERCLQVGMNGVIRKPVMLQGFADELRRVLQQASKGV, from the exons ATGTTAAAGGCGGTAGCTCGTTGGCTGttgatttcttctttccttctctctgtTTCCGCCATTGACAATGGATATGGCCGCTGTAACTGCGACGAAGAAGGCTTCTGGAGCGTGGAGAACATCCTAGAATGCCAGAGAGTGAGTGATTTCCTGATCGCGGTAGCCTACTTCTCCATCCCCATTGAGCTCCTTTACTTCGTTAGCTGCTCCAACTTTCCCTTCAAATGGGTCCTCTTTCAGTTCATCGCCTTCATTGTCCTTTGTGGGCTGACCCATTTGCTAAATGGCTGGACTTATGCTCCACACTCATTCCAGCTGATGCTGGCCCTCACCATAGCCAAATTCCTTACTGCAGTGGTCTCGTGTGCCACTGCCATAACTCTTATTACCCTTATCCCTCTGCTCCTTAAAGTAAAGGTCAGAGagcttttcttaaagaagaagGCTTGGGAGCTCGACAGAGAGGTTggaatgatgaagaagcagaaggaAGCAAGTTGGCATGTCCGAATGCTGACTCAGGAGATTAGGAAGTCACTTGATAGGCATACGATATTGTACACCACTCTGGTTGAGCTTTCTAAGACTTTGGACCTGCAGAACTGTGCAGTATGGATGCCCAATGAGAACAAAACCGAAATGTACCTCACTCATGAGTTGAAGGGATCTTCCAATACCTACTGTAACTCCATACCAGTCAGTGATCCGGACATCCAAAAGGTCAAGGAGAGTAAGGGAGTAAAGATCCTTGGGGCTGACTCGGCCCTTGGGATCGCAAGCAGTGGTGATTCTGGCGAGCCAGGGGCAGTTGCAGCAATACGGATGCCAATGCTGAGGGTATCGAACTTCAAAGGGGGTACACCTGAGCTAATTCAGCAATGTTATGCAGTACTGGTTTTGGTTCTTCCAAATACACCAGCTAGAGTTTGGAGTTTCCATGAACTGGAGATAGTTGAGGTGGTTGCTGATCAGGTAGCTGTTGCACTCTCCCATGCTGCCGTTTTAGAAGAATCTCAACTTATGAGAGAGAAATTAGTGGAGCAAAACCGAGCATTGCAACTGGCTAGGAAGAACGCGATGATGGCGAGTCAAGCAAGGAACTCATTCCAGAAGGTGATGAGCCATGGCATGAGGAGGCCAATGCACTCAATCTTGGGCTTACTTTCTATGATTCAGCATGATAATATGAGCAGTGAACAGCAAATCATTGTTGAAGCAATGATAAAGACCAGCAGTGTTCTCTCGACTTTGATAAATGATGTTGTGGAGATCTCAAACACAGACAGGGGAAGGTTTCCATTAGAAATGAGATCTTTTCGGTTACATCCTATGGTGAAGGAAGCAGCTTGCCTTGCTAAGTGTCTCTGTGTTTGTAAAGGTCTTGATTGCCGCATTGAGGTTGAGAACTCGGTGCCTGACTGGGTCCTGGGTGATGATAGAAGAATCTTTCAGGTGCTTCTTCATATGTTTGGGAGTCTTTTGGATGGGTGTCATGGAGGATCTATAACCTTCCGGGTCCTTTCAGAGGTTGGAAATGGGGGAAGTAATGAGAAACAGTGGGCTATTTGGAGACCGAATTCATCAGATGATTATGCTTTCATAAAGTTTGAAATTGGGATTGACAATGGTTGTTCTCAACCAGAAGGCTCAGTTTCAGTGATGCAGCTTGCAAGTAGGAGACACAACAGTGAAGGTATTGAAGGACGCCTTAGTTTCAGCATGTGCAAAAAACTTGTCCAG ATGATGCAAGGCAACATCTGGGTTCTTCCAAACACTCAAGGTCTTGCACAAACCATGACACTCATCCTTAAGTTCCAGCGACAAAATCCAATTGGGAGGGGAATGTTTGAATCACAAGGATCCTCAGAGCACATGTTTTCAGATTTCAGAGGTCTTCAAGTTTTATtggctgatgatgatgatgtcaaTAGGGCTGTGACTAAGAAGCTTCTTGAGAAGATTGGTTGCCGTGTGTCCGCTGTATCATCAGGGTTTGAATGCCTCAGTGCTCTCGGTCCCGCTGGGACTAGATTTCAAATTGTTATTTTGGACCTCCACATGCCTGAGATGGATGGTTTTGATGTTGCGATGAGGATCCGAAAGTTTCGAAGCCGGAGTTGGCCATTGATTGTAGCATTGACTGCTAGTGCTGACGAAGGTTTATGGGAAAGATGCTTGCAAGTTGGGATGAATGGTGTCATTCGAAAACCAGTTATGCTTCAAGGATTTGCAGATGAGCTTCGGAGAGTCCTGCAACAGGCAAGTAAAGGTGTGTGA